The following nucleotide sequence is from Salvia miltiorrhiza cultivar Shanhuang (shh) chromosome 7, IMPLAD_Smil_shh, whole genome shotgun sequence.
gcattttatgttaagtattggaTTAGAAACACATAGATTTCAAATTacatttcacaaacttttggaaaaataattttattatactaatttttagAAGCAAAgtaataaagttgaaaattaaataacgagaaaattttcttataatcAAACCAACATTATTTTCGAATCAGTCCTATAGGATTCGGGTTACTTTCGGGTCGTAATTTTATCGAGTTGAAATTTTTCTACCGTCTCAAATTATCAATCTAATTGGACCAGCTCAAAAATATCGGGCtgaattgacatccctaatcacAATCGACCTGAGGCcactttttttatataagcTCGACTCCAAACTGATAACCATATAATTCTTCTCGGCAAACCCATTTTGGcaattaaaaatatactcccttcgtccacgataTTGTTTCCACATTTGTTATTTTAGTTTCTCTACAATATCATTTCCACGTCCATTTATAATAATAGGAtccacaaactccactcacaataataatgGAACCCAAACTCCACTCGCAATAATACTCACTACTatccaccatttttcttaaaatccgtatTGTCTACAAATAATTTACTTTGAAGAATCTTTTTGTTTGTATTCTTTTGTCAAGACATACTTTAATATATACTTGTATATTATTTTGATAGTGGTTATCTTAACAAGGCTTGGCCTGTCTATTGTGTACGTACATGTGTGTTAATATGCACATACGCAATCTGTGTAAAATTATGCAGGCCTCTGACAAGAGAAACAGGAAAGGGCCATTAATATAAAGTTTGAAAGAATGAATAATGGTGAAAGACTTTATTATGCCATATTGAATGGGGATGTAACAACATTTCAAGAAGTGCTGCAACAAGATCGATATCTTGTTGAAAGTGTCTCATTTGCATGTTCAAGAAATGTTGTACACATAGCTACACTGCGGGGGCGAGTAGCCATTGTTGAAGAGGTGTTGAACATCAACCCGCAGCTAGCTCGAGATTTGGACTCCCAACAATCATCGCCTCTTCACATTGCAGCAACACAAGGGAACGTTGTGATAGCGAGAAAGTTGTTATCAGTAGCCCCGGAGGCGTGCTGGTGGCGAGACTGTCATGATATGAACCCGATTCATATCGCAGCCATCAATGGGCATGAAGAGGTGTTGAAGGAGATGCTTAAACTGGATTTGTTTCCTGCGATGGAGAGGGTGCATCGTGGGCAGACTGTACTGCACTTGTGTGTGAAACATCGTCAGCTTAGCACATTGAAGCTTTTGGTGGAAAATTTTGATGAATTTCTAGATGCAAAGGATGATGATGGGGAGACACTATTGCATTTGGCTGCTAGGTCCAATCGCGAAGAGGTAAGCACCAACTATTTTTTTGTGTTTGTCGTTTTGAATTCGATGAAATTTGTGGGATAGAAGAAAATGTTCAATATGATCGGAATTTTTATTCAGGTCGAATTTCAAAAACttcaaaatttattaaataataaaaaaatagggttaattgcatataaattactgaacttttaacaaattc
It contains:
- the LOC130995217 gene encoding ankyrin repeat-containing protein At2g01680-like, translating into MNNGERLYYAILNGDVTTFQEVLQQDRYLVESVSFACSRNVVHIATLRGRVAIVEEVLNINPQLARDLDSQQSSPLHIAATQGNVVIARKLLSVAPEACWWRDCHDMNPIHIAAINGHEEVLKEMLKLDLFPAMERVHRGQTVLHLCVKHRQLSTLKLLVENFDEFLDAKDDDGETLLHLAARSNREEVSTNYFFVFVVLNSMKFVG